A single region of the Syntrophotaleaceae bacterium genome encodes:
- the rplK gene encoding 50S ribosomal protein L11, with protein sequence MAKKVVGMIKLQIPAGKANPSPPVGPALGQHGVNIMEFCKAFNAKTQSQDGMITPVVITVYADRSFSFITKTPPAAVLLLKAAKIDKGSAVPNKDKVGKVTKQQVREIAELKMPDLNSFDIDAAVRTIEGTARSMGLEIV encoded by the coding sequence ATGGCCAAGAAGGTTGTTGGAATGATAAAGCTGCAGATTCCAGCCGGAAAGGCGAACCCGTCGCCCCCGGTCGGCCCTGCCCTGGGCCAGCATGGGGTCAACATCATGGAATTCTGCAAGGCGTTCAACGCCAAGACCCAGAGTCAGGACGGAATGATCACTCCGGTCGTCATTACCGTCTATGCGGACCGGTCCTTTTCGTTCATCACCAAAACCCCTCCCGCGGCAGTGCTGCTGCTCAAGGCAGCAAAAATCGACAAGGGGTCCGCGGTGCCCAACAAGGACAAGGTCGGCAAGGTCACCAAGCAGCAGGTCAGGGAGATTGCCGAGCTGAAAATGCCGGACCTCAATTCCTTTGATATCGATGCCGCCGTGCGGACGATTGAAGGGACCGCTCGCAGCATGGGCCTGGAAATCGTTTAA
- the rpmG gene encoding 50S ribosomal protein L33, whose product MRDIITLACTECKRRNYTTTKNKKTKPERLEFKKYCRFCQKHTPHRETK is encoded by the coding sequence ATGCGGGACATTATCACCCTCGCCTGCACCGAGTGCAAGCGGCGCAACTATACGACGACCAAAAACAAGAAGACCAAGCCGGAACGGCTCGAATTCAAGAAGTACTGCCGGTTCTGTCAGAAGCATACCCCTCATCGGGAAACCAAGTAG
- the secE gene encoding preprotein translocase subunit SecE: MFGKLRNFLGLVKEEMKKVTWPSRKDTYASTLAVIVLVLAVGVFLWLVDSALSTAIRTLIRG; this comes from the coding sequence GTGTTTGGCAAACTGCGCAACTTCCTTGGCCTGGTCAAGGAAGAGATGAAAAAGGTGACATGGCCCTCCAGAAAAGACACCTATGCATCCACTCTGGCGGTCATTGTCCTGGTGCTTGCGGTAGGTGTTTTTCTCTGGCTGGTCGACTCGGCCCTGTCCACCGCCATCCGAACCCTCATTCGGGGTTGA
- the nusG gene encoding transcription termination/antitermination protein NusG has translation MTMKWYGVHTYSGYENKVKLNLEERIRALGVEEQFGEILIPSETVVELKKGERRTSTRKFFPGYILVQMVLNDETWHVVKDTPKVTGFVGGGTVPAAIPDEEVHKITARMEEDVERPKPKVAFEVGETVRVVDGPFLNFTGVVEDVKPDKGKLKVMVSIFGRVTPVELEFIQVEKTS, from the coding sequence ATGACGATGAAGTGGTATGGGGTACATACCTATTCCGGCTATGAAAACAAGGTCAAGCTGAACCTCGAGGAGCGGATACGCGCCCTCGGCGTGGAGGAACAGTTCGGCGAAATCCTGATTCCCTCGGAAACCGTGGTTGAGCTGAAGAAGGGGGAGCGCAGGACCTCAACGCGCAAGTTTTTCCCCGGCTATATTCTGGTGCAGATGGTATTGAACGACGAGACCTGGCACGTGGTGAAGGACACACCCAAGGTGACCGGTTTCGTCGGAGGCGGTACGGTTCCTGCCGCGATCCCCGACGAAGAGGTTCACAAGATTACGGCTCGCATGGAAGAGGATGTCGAACGGCCCAAGCCCAAGGTGGCCTTCGAGGTCGGAGAAACGGTCCGGGTGGTCGATGGACCTTTTCTCAACTTCACCGGGGTTGTGGAAGATGTCAAGCCCGACAAGGGCAAGCTTAAGGTGATGGTCAGCATATTCGGCCGGGTCACCCCCGTCGAGCTCGAATTCATCCAGGTGGAAAAGACCAGTTGA